The sequence below is a genomic window from Harmonia axyridis chromosome 1, icHarAxyr1.1, whole genome shotgun sequence.
agaaatcatattcaaaatgtaatgccacaagattatcttgcggatggataaaattcatgtcaatcgcataatccatctttgttttattgcaatttaaagttctatagctctaaaaaaaaacaccctttatataatgTCTGGAAATCGATTTGAATAATGAAGTCGAGTTCTGTTTCGCAGCTAGAAATTCAAGAAATTGCTAATATAGCAATTTCTTCATGATAAAAAACACTATACGAACGAGTATCACCtcaatatgaaattagttgataACAGATAGAAACCCCtcataagattttcaaatgaaaaagatcTAACTTGAATGCCAAACAATTTTCGTGCTTAAATTTATACATGATCAAATACCTTGGGAGCAGAACCTTTTGATCTTTTTTGTTaacttattattgaaaatttcaatgaaacaagGCTAAGAATTTCAAACCATTGTTGAAAACTTAAGGAGAATATTAAGGAATTTCATAATATACTAAAAACTGATATTATattctgaaagaaaaatataaaaatcgaaTTATTGCCATTGATTAGATTTGATATTCTTTTCCCTTGTCGAACATCAAATTTGAATACCTACTTTGCTCTATTATCTCTTGTCTGAGGGCAGTGAATTTTCCAATAATCCCAAACTTTTATAGCGtcttaaaatattatttccatCAAAATTTTATGGATTATGGATTTCTGGGTACGTGATTCTTTGTAATTATTCTTGTAATCACGAATTCTTGTATCATTTTATATTTCAGAGGCAATAAGAGATTTGAAATTGTTTCTACCGTCAGTGGATTATTGTAGAACTTCAGCACCGATTGGaagttttttcttttgaatccACAATATACTTAAAATACGAAATTATGTTCGTAACCGCTTGATTCAAACATATTTATATAAAACtgatgaaaaaaccaaaaatatgCCTAAATATAGTACTGCTCACACAACTAGCGTACCTATATGAACAAAATGAGTGTCCTCTCAATCGTTAACTCTTTGAAAGCTCACttgaattgttctcaaacaacaTTAGCGAGGGTCTACATTTGATTCAGCAACTATGAAATTATATCAACAGAGAACATCTTTCCACATCCAGGTAGGCTTGTTGATTTTAATCACATCAcattatattcatgaaactaAATATGATATCGTTTCACGTTAAAAGCTCGATAAGTCAATTTGGGAACtgataatttgatttgaatatctAGTGTGGTTCGATTTCGTTAGAGTACGTTGTGGCATAAGTCAATTTTCGATAGAGGGGGAATAACGGGGATGTAGGCCACAATATACTGAAGAACTTGTTTTTTTTCCCGGAAATTTGATAAAGTTTTTGCTGGAATGAAAGCCTTTTTTGTTTCATCTTCAATAACATGTATGTTTCTGATATAGGGATTCTCGATATATTATGAACATAAACAACTGAATGCATCATTAAAAACTTCACGCATCAGTTGATAGCGATCGCTTGTTATTGCTGTTGTAATGCTGAACAAAAATATGACTACAGTTGGGCGTAGGTATTGGAAAGCTCTCTATGTGTTTAGCTCGTTAGTTATTCACATAATTGCATTTTTCGAATATAAGTGAGAAGTTCTTATGAGGTGAATCTTTGTCGAGAATTGAAGGTGATATTTCATGTGAACAAAAAAACTTGCAGCTTAAAAGGTACACGTttcgaaaaatgacgaaatacatttttatttttccaataattttgactctatgGTGGCAATGGTGGCGTGAATATTGGCTTTCAATgcaggaaaaaccgctatttataaatgtgggaataactgtctgttacttctgtaaaacacagaaagaaaataaaattcgatgttttcataactatatttgacatatcaagaattgtaatgaattattcgtaattgaaaattgtattggtttatggatttctcaacaatatcaacgaaaaattaattaaaattcatgaaatgtaaaatttagttatccaaacatcgaattttattttctttctgtgttttacggaagtaacagacagttattcccacagtaataaatagcggtttttcctcatttgaagttcttccccgataactcttgaagtattcattttaggtatagggtttgctgaagtaacccccactatttttgtacgtagaatcgactgaaataataaaaaatataggttctaatttgaaaatcttgagttttgatgtatttgagttcatgatcctcttataaaaccctgtacatttttggtccaagccgaaaacagtcttataatactacatatttgcggaatcgaaaaaaaatcgaaaaaggctttttctgctgaaatattcaaaaaaatgtgagtcctcatcgccaccttttttttcataagaatcccaataactcatgaaccgttgaatttttacccaaggtattgcatattgccgaaattgccatcaaaaaagccatctaatgatgcaataatatactgggtgtgccatttgaaataaggaagtagtagtctgtttccggtataaccggaagttgtagagatctgaaaatattttagggagaaagatcattgtctcaaatcccaatatgcaaattttcatctcaaaattatgattagttttccagaaatgtttaataggccatcgagtttgggacaccctgtatataaaatataactaCATACCCACGTAGGTACTTTATAGATATCAGAGACATGAATATAAAAATACAGATTAAATTGACACATTAATTTGACAAAAATCCATTCACTGTGTTATTGTTAATTTCAAAGATTGATGTAATTGGTTCAATTCCATTCTCTTCTTTTACTTAGTTTCTTCATTCTCCGAGTGAAATACTGAAGGACGCTATATACAGGTGGTAATTCAATTCATACAAGATTTTACGATTGTTCCTCATCGAATTTAAGTCCATTTGAACTCGAGTCAGGTGTATTGTTTGTTCGGAGTTGTTCAGATATTTCCAATTTCTCGGAACTGGTAAAACTGTTGCAGGCTTCCGCCAACTCGTGTTTACAAATGCTATCCTCTTATTCATTTAAGCTCCGAAATAAGCAATATGCTTTtcaagattattattttcagaataatgaaggtattgtttcattatttctactaattaagttttgaaacaatgAGTTGAATGGAATTGATTTTCATTAAGTCTATATTTCTTAGAattatcaaaagaaaaattggaaatGAACTGACGAGATATCTAATTTAGAATTCTTCACATAAATCtgatattattatatcaaatatCCATAACCAATTATTAACTTATTACAAACTGAGATGCCGTGGAGACATAGAATCATATCTGCGGCTagaaaactgcgttgaaaatatagggtgtcccattcaaGAAAAACCATTTTTCCACTATATCTCTGAATCGGtgattaatttctatgatctattATGAGTaccatataaaccataaaaattagaaaatggtttttgaattttttcgaatattacgAAAAGAAACCAATATATAGCGGAATATTTGAAACGGccttttttcagaaacgccctgtaactcgataACGAAATATCGGGTGTCCTTGAAGATCTCTAAGTCTTATGGTTCTCGAGatactttcagtgagcatcggtttttagacaccctgtacatatgatattattataagcttcatgcaaaattttgtattaattgtgttatcaataaaaaaattgaagcagaatatGGAACAGAAATCAGTAGTGCACTGACTTTAGCTTTTGAACTTCATTAATGCACCAACTGCTCACTTGGAAACCTACCAATTTATAGTGTGGTCTCAAAGCGCGCAAATTACTAGCGCTCCAGAGCTACCTCAGTTGATTGAACTCATagctgtacagtgcatcccattttgggtgatacagccaggtttctcgcttgttatttatgatagagccttgcggttttcacgttcctgtcctacttttttgtgaaacgcaagttggtcttatcagattttgcgaaactgtttccgttcaaaagatacagggtgattttggaaattgatacttttcggacccctcctttatctccgaagttattagaaataatgctgaggtaaaaactacgtctgaatcagaattctgcgtagaatccagtggcgtactcaatattttttttcggggtatggttttgaagattcaacacaaacctatattttttttaatggaacaccatgtatatcattacttcgttgaattcgtcattttttttccttcaaaatggtatatgatactatgtaggtaggatgttcagaaatgttgaaaaaacataaaaataatgatgattttttgttaatgggcaatggatttcccatataaaaaaaagaatcaataataataacaataatttatatcgatgacagctagatcagattggttttttccctccaatgcctacttgataaaacaatgctcccaaatgcatagtagccataataacaacaaggatgtttgtgtcatcaatgacctactacttttaaaaatcgaaagtaataatcctcttattgaaacatagaaaattcatggcccattcacaaaaaatcatcatcatttgatgttttagtgtttttttaacatttctgaacatcctacctacatagtatcatatatcattttgaagggaaaaaaataacaaattcaacgaagtaatgatatacatggtgttccattaaaaaaaatataggtttgtgttgaatcttcaaaaccaaaccccgaagaaaaaaattgagtacgccactggattctacgcaaaattctgattcagacgtagtttttacctcagcattatttctactaacttcggagataaaggtggggtccgaaaagtatcaatttccaaaatcgccctgtatctcttgaacgaaaacagttatgcaaaatctgattagaccaacttgagtttcacgaaaaagtaggaccggaacgtgaaaaccgcaaggctctatcttaaataacaagcgagaaacctggcagtctcacccaaaatgagATGCACTGAACATATGATGATCGTTataagcttcatgcaaaattttgtattaatTGCGttatcacagaaaaaaattgctGCAGAATATGGAACAAAAATCAGTAGTGCACAGACTTCAGCTTTTGAACGTTCATTAATGCACCAACTGCCCACTAGGAAACCTACCAATTTACAGTGTGGTCTCCAAGAGCGCAAATGACTAGCGCCCCAGAGCTACTTCAGTTGATTAAACTCATAGCTGTACAAATTTTCGTACAACCCCTATTTTCAACAATACGGCGGACCTGAGTTCGAAATCgagaaattcgatattttctccACAATTAGCTCAACGATAAGAAACATTCGTTCGACCTAATTGGAATTTAGTCCAATGTTTCCGGGAAACCGCTCAGAGTTGCTCCGAAACAGGAAAAGATCCTAATCAAACAAACAGGGTGAAATAAATTTTCGCaaatagtccaagaaaatggccaatgaaatacgaattttgaggttaaaacttgaattttcgatataagttactttgaagcatcttaaaacgaactgtgaaaggtttttttaaattcacccccgggaaggggtgaaaaaaaataaaaataggggtttttttgaaattttggggaaatggtaagtgttagaaaaaaaagtttcgaataaaagttgtagagcgtaaaattttacataaaaatgttcccacaactttttttcctaaaattgaaattaactgagatatggtagctagaagctaggggatgataacaggaactttaaaaaatcataagttgttgaaaaattgaaaaaactcataatttttttttttaaattacttatatgattataaactttaattctagaggaaaatttttttttttaattgtttataaaaaagttataacaatttaaaatttttattttcaaattaaatcaactttaactgatgaaaatatatatatattttttttaatagattaatattttaagaaattgaccatacgcgttgaaatttaatttttacctgttcttttcaagcagatataaaataatttacctggtgaaagatattgtgtggcggccatttgctttcactaccgacttcggtacctcatgcgcatgcgtcagttgttctcaatgcgccagttgttctctgtgtgtttacaatattctccatttgttttgagtgaattgattagtgctgttaatttggaaaaggtaattatttaagtgatgttcaattttatattgagaaaccgcatggtcaaaacataaacacatgctttttatttactttgttataaaaatcaccatcaatcattttatattatttaattttttaaatactattgttgaagtatctacctagattagttgataatgaattaattttgtacttttcttgtttatataggttgaaatttcaacatggatcaacaagcattatgcagtatttgtgacacagttttgatcaatgacaccgacactgttgtttcagtgaaagagagaggattaaaaaagttgattgagaaaagcattgagaaggaagacagaaaaagaagacagaaaaaaaattacttatatgattataaactttaattctagagaaaaatttttttttttttattgtttataaaaaagttataacaatttgaaatttttattttcaaattaaatcaactttaactgatgaaaatatattttttttttaatagattacaaaattgtattacaattaaaaaaatttgaagaaacttcCTAAGAGTAATTGATTctctaattatataataaataaaaaaatatagattttgcaattccaaaaattatattgaaatttttcaaagttaatataaatttcatcaagTGGATTGCTGTCTCTAACAGTTGAGCTTCCTTCGTTTTCTTCTTCAGTAGGTGTTTCTTCGTCTTTATCGTTAGCTTTTGTATGTGTCTCATATTCACTATCTTCATTGGTATCAACGCCTGCATTTATACTGTTATTGCATGTATCACCATGACAAAACTTGCATAATTCATTACATTTGAGAGAACTTTTTCTACAACTACATCTTGCTGATGCACAATTGGTTCTACAACCACAAAAAATCTGTGAagaatacaagaaaaaaattatcgtccatagcgtaaaaattaactaaagaagaattttatttgattgatattatacCTTTTGTGTGGATACTTTTGAACGAGTGTTTTTAACAGTTTTACGTCCTGTACATATAGCTTCATTTTCTTGTTCTCCGTCTTTGACAGTAGTTTCTTCTTCACCATCATTTTCATCCTCATAAACATTtccatcatcatcattttcatcatcactatcatctctttcttcatcttctttatcttcattttcatcatcCTCAAGATTAAACGATCTTGCAGAAGCGTTAtcacagctttggccttggcaacttttacaaaatttattgcattttaaacCACTTTTTTTGCAACCACATCGAGCTGATAAACAATTCGTTTTACAGCTACAAGAAACCtgttaaaataaaatgcaaaatgaataatttattattactattggATAACACTAAAATAAGATAAGTTGGTGTGAATTGTAACTTACTTTATCTATTAACTCCTTTGGTGCTGGTTCCGCGTTTGACATGATAGGTATCATCACATTAGAAATATCGAATGTTTTATAATAGATCATTGGTTCCTTACCTCGATGATGAgatatgaagatatcatctttatatttttctttcaacattcgaaataaaacaaagttacTCAAGGGATCATCTCCCATGATATCTTTTAGTTCCCGCAAACTAAATGTATACTGACAGCTTTCTTCAATGTGTTTgcaaatttgattaaaaatcctaGCTGTTTGTTCTTTAAGGGTAGAGATTTTTGGTTCCTTCACGAGCTTATTAAAATTCACGTAGCATTTATGATGATAACTAGCTTTACAGTCAACTAGGTTGATGTCTTTAATGCGTTTAATCAATTCAGTACTAAACTCATCATTTTGCCTCCTGGCAATATCCAGTATCTGGTCTTGTGTGTACTTATTAGCTATCAAATGGACCCGTTTATGTTTGCGATCCAAtgacattttacaaaaaaaacatagatttacaaaatcaaaattcaaatttgttgaaGTTGACGCTGGTAGTATACTTGGTCCAACTACAGATGATGTAAAATGTGATGAAGATGGATCAgtagataattttgattttctcttaATTGAAGAGGTAGACATAGGATACGACTTCctacatttttcatgaaaacttaCTTCAATCTTTCCGAGCCATAACTCGCTTTTTCTGTCTTCCTtctcaatgcttttctcaatcaacttttttaatcctctctctttcactgaaacaacagtgtcggtgtcattgatcaaaactgtgtcacaaatactgcataatgcttgttgatccatgttga
It includes:
- the LOC123688957 gene encoding uncharacterized protein LOC123688957 produces the protein MDQQALCSICDTVLINDTDTVVSVKERGLKKLIEKSIEKEDRKSELWLGKIEVSFHEKCRKSYPMSTSSIKRKSKLSTDPSSSHFTSSVVGPSILPASTSTNLNFDFVNLCFFCKMSLDRKHKRVHLIANKYTQDQILDIARRQNDEFSTELIKRIKDINLVDCKASYHHKCYVNFNKLVKEPKISTLKEQTARIFNQICKHIEESCQYTFSLRELKDIMGDDPLSNFVLFRMLKEKYKDDIFISHHRGKEPMIYYKTFDISNVMIPIMSNAEPAPKELIDKVSCSCKTNCLSARCGCKKSGLKCNKFCKSCQGQSCDNASARSFNLEDDENEDKEDEERDDSDDENDDDGNVYEDENDGEEETTVKDGEQENEAICTGRKTVKNTRSKVSTQKNQLCISKM